A part of Pseudomonas sp. HR96 genomic DNA contains:
- a CDS encoding chemotaxis response regulator CheY — MKILIVDDFSTMRRIIKNLLRDLGFTNTSEADDGNTALPMLQSGGFDFLVTDWNMPGMSGIDLLKQVRADDRLKHLPVLMVTAEAKREQIIEAAQAGVNGYVVKPFTAQVLKEKIEKIFERVNS; from the coding sequence ATGAAAATCCTCATCGTTGACGATTTTTCGACGATGCGGCGGATCATCAAGAACCTGTTGCGTGATCTGGGCTTTACCAACACGTCCGAGGCCGATGATGGCAACACGGCGCTGCCGATGCTGCAAAGCGGTGGGTTCGACTTTTTGGTGACCGACTGGAACATGCCCGGCATGTCCGGCATCGACCTGCTCAAGCAGGTGCGTGCCGATGACCGCCTCAAGCACCTGCCGGTGCTGATGGTGACCGCCGAAGCCAAGCGCGAGCAGATCATCGAAGCCGCCCAGGCCGGCGTCAACGGCTATGTGGTCAAGCCTTTCACCGCTCAGGTGCTGAAAGAAAAAATCGAGAAGATTTTCGAGCGCGTCAACAGCTGA
- a CDS encoding protein phosphatase CheZ, which translates to MDQKKNSLGDFESTLKKHAVELVDSLEKGKFGDAVQLIHELNQTRDRGLYQEVGKLTRELHSAIVSFQIDPHMPQAEEVSQITDATERLSYVVRLTENAANRTMDLVEQSTPVMNALSDEAHALSVDWQRFMRREIGAEEFRELARRVDGFLTRSEQGNREVGSHLNDILLAQDYQDLTGQVIKRVTQLVTEVESNLLKLVLMASQVDRFAGIEHDHQQLRDEKDHEIHPARGEGPQIHADKREDVVSGQDDVDDLLSSLGF; encoded by the coding sequence ATGGACCAGAAAAAGAATTCTTTGGGGGACTTCGAGTCGACCCTGAAGAAACATGCCGTCGAACTGGTGGACAGCCTTGAAAAAGGCAAGTTCGGCGACGCGGTGCAGTTGATCCATGAGCTGAACCAGACCCGTGATCGCGGCTTGTATCAGGAAGTCGGCAAGCTGACGCGCGAGTTGCACAGCGCCATCGTCAGCTTCCAGATCGACCCGCACATGCCGCAGGCCGAGGAGGTCTCGCAGATCACCGACGCCACGGAGCGGCTGTCCTATGTCGTGCGGCTGACCGAGAACGCGGCCAACCGGACCATGGACCTGGTGGAGCAGAGCACGCCGGTGATGAACGCGCTGAGCGACGAAGCCCATGCCCTGAGCGTCGACTGGCAGCGCTTCATGCGCCGGGAAATCGGCGCCGAGGAGTTCCGCGAGCTGGCTCGTCGGGTCGACGGCTTCCTGACGCGCAGCGAGCAGGGCAACCGCGAGGTGGGCAGCCACCTCAACGACATCCTGCTGGCCCAGGACTACCAGGACCTGACCGGGCAGGTGATCAAGCGCGTTACGCAATTGGTCACGGAAGTGGAAAGCAACCTGCTCAAACTGGTGTTGATGGCCAGCCAGGTGGACCGCTTCGCGGGCATCGAACACGACCATCAGCAGCTTCGCGATGAAAAAGATCACGAAATACATCCTGCCAGGGGTGAAGGTCCGCAGATTCATGCCGATAAACGTGAAGACGTTGTATCCGGTCAAGACGATGTCGACGATCTGCTGTCCAGCCTGGGCTTCTAA